A genomic segment from Luteolibacter ambystomatis encodes:
- a CDS encoding DUF3820 family protein yields MDVNLTDIDHEDFRRLLAEIGKARMPYGKFGPKDYPPAGVPVMDLPPEYLAWFKERGFPKGRLGELMAIVYEVKETGMDKLFDPLRSMNGGRHRLRPQRRKSFDFE; encoded by the coding sequence ATGGATGTGAACCTGACCGACATCGACCATGAGGATTTTCGCCGGCTTCTGGCGGAGATCGGCAAGGCGCGCATGCCCTATGGCAAGTTCGGCCCCAAGGACTATCCGCCTGCCGGAGTGCCGGTCATGGATCTGCCGCCGGAGTATCTCGCGTGGTTCAAGGAGCGCGGCTTTCCAAAGGGACGGCTCGGCGAGTTGATGGCCATCGTCTATGAGGTGAAGGAAACCGGCATGGACAAGCTGTTCGATCCGCTCCGTTCCATGAACGGCGGCCGTCACCGCCTGCGCCCCCAGCGCCGCAAGAGCTTCGACTTCGAGTAG
- a CDS encoding alpha-2-macroglobulin family protein, which yields MKTLFFSLTGMWLFALAAMGQDVAKIRAERDGMVDKGRWREALDLYEEKLLPVGDENSGKDWEKVMMSLQRLNDWQKFDGLMEKALEAHPDQPHLLLAAGVSLQSVPHGGRMLAGEFERQQGYYGPRRGGRHSFNPGDGDATAGEMISCAYRDFVRGMQLVKRAVDTARDEAFRVNAWAMVAAKLGEGQYGSEAWRLQLLTPLDTLPDWQEEGPSGGTEGAPWAGDKPVLYEVPASWDAAKNDGERLRFAWAEQARLNASLEPWSRFYLAQFNRSQYGVQTLGGYGWWGAPDEESGKGILAVDTLADDECLAKTSDGVRRFKLPPGQHFIALYRSLLDDKSVGGSAGDALVDEYLDRRQYDRAETALREVISKQGPGDDKQREKLLAQITGAWGRFGAAETAASGTRPKIPLTFRNAGSIKLTAAPIDMEAVLRDIKDYISGNPPELDWQRIQPGQIGMRLIEGKSTKYLGEIGAAWQQDLKPGEKHRDTLANIEVPLDKPGAWWVTGTLANGNTIHTVIWIIDTVIVQHETAAGRQVWLADAATGAPVADAEVEFFGHRTVDIERKLPLGRRYEIRTKIFNRTTDGEGRILLKAGDWDSQYQWSMVSRKNGRGLAFGGFGPFYGYGGNDPGAYRDAISYGVTDRPLYKAGDAIHAKFWLREVSYGKADEARWSGKTGRVIFIDGCGQEAMKIENLKTDALGAIEVQSVLPKNAVLGAWTARFEIPNQITAIVRFRVEEYRKPEYEVSIEAPSEPVRLGDKFTAIVKAVYFHGAPVRNATVEITVNRESLGERWFPMWRWDWLYGRGAWWCGVEAPWHPGWKSWGCIPPSPPWWRGNRWTPPELVIKRTVQIGEDGTARVEVDTAPAKQVHGDMDARYSIEAKVVDASRREETGKGSVVAARKPFEIVVAADRGYARPGENVEVTVSAATLAGKPVVGAEGTLRLLRLVAGENGRIDEKEISLWQVKTDAEGEIHQRFQAPAAGQYRLAAKLSHNGGEATEGGLILNVHGTDKPGDDWQFGDLELVTDKVSYAPGDTVKLRVNSDQPNAHVWLFLRAEQGGGREAKRIVLDGRSGEVQIPLSLDDMPNIFVEGVTVHGAQVHTAVRQILLPPQSRALDVSVEPAKARVKPGEKSALAVIVRDGGGKPFQGTTTVAIYDKALEALTGGPNAAPILENFWSWKRNYWGPRTVGSVPGSQGSLAAPDEVTMQTLGNFGWVGVVTGGVGGRLERRSASARSRLGLDEGGMAADAFSAAPATFAAPMEVAKKKDAAGGEDGTEPAVTVRKEFADLLKWAGEVKTNAEGRAEIPLEFPDNLTTWKARVWALGEGTRVGEGSAEIITSKELLVRLEAPRFLVEKDEAVFSAVVHNEYDAPRTVKVSLELEGGTVEQIGGETKSVEIPAKGEVRVDWRVKALKEGEAVVRMKAVTTDDGDAIEKKVPVIVHGMLRQDAWSRVIDPGKDSTSIDFEIPEQRRADQTKLTVRFSPTVAGAVVDAIPYLAEYPYGCTEQTLNRFVPLVIARKMVQDLGVNLDEIREKRINLNPQQMGDARERAEQWRQWKRNPVFDALEIEKMEQAGVDRLMNMQNSDGGWGWFSGYGETSYPHTTVVVVHGLLSAKANGANVPDGMLNRGVAWLQSSEKKEVAALKRHVARVAAEKAGKKPKPSKLYEKSRTDSTDAFVRMVLGEAGKDGPEMVDFLFRDRLELPVYAQCLAGLELHRRKDAGRRDEVMQTIAQFAKRDDENQTHYLDLKNESYWWYWYGSDVEANAWYLKLLSAVKPKAPETRGLVKYLVNNRRHACYWNSTRDTAYAIEAIAAYLKASGELAPKMDVEVLLDGKSLRTVSIDRENLFSFDGTVIVDAAGLPTGRHTVELRRKGEGSLYGNVYLEVFSLEDFLRKAGLEVKVERHVYKLIPEENQTVVPDSTGLVVNQRVQKFRREELKDGASLASGDRIEVELVLESKNDYEYLIFSDAKAAGFEATESLSGYVRGRIQAYMEPRDKTVDFFIRSLPRGTSQVTYQLRAEAPGKYHALPAKAEAMYAPELRANSDEIRLEVVEKK from the coding sequence ATGAAAACCTTGTTCTTCAGTCTGACAGGGATGTGGCTTTTTGCACTCGCTGCCATGGGGCAGGATGTCGCGAAGATCCGCGCGGAACGCGATGGCATGGTGGACAAGGGGCGCTGGCGTGAGGCGCTGGACCTCTATGAGGAAAAGCTCCTGCCGGTCGGAGATGAGAATTCCGGGAAGGATTGGGAGAAGGTGATGATGTCCCTCCAACGCCTCAACGATTGGCAGAAGTTCGACGGCCTGATGGAGAAAGCCCTCGAGGCTCATCCCGATCAACCGCATCTGCTGCTGGCCGCGGGCGTGAGCCTCCAATCGGTGCCTCACGGCGGCCGGATGCTGGCCGGGGAGTTCGAGCGCCAGCAGGGCTACTACGGCCCGAGGCGTGGTGGCCGGCATTCTTTCAATCCGGGCGATGGCGATGCCACCGCCGGGGAAATGATCTCCTGCGCCTACCGTGATTTCGTCCGCGGGATGCAACTGGTGAAGCGCGCGGTGGACACGGCCCGGGACGAGGCATTCCGCGTCAATGCATGGGCCATGGTGGCGGCGAAGCTGGGGGAGGGACAATATGGCAGCGAGGCATGGAGGCTCCAGTTGCTCACGCCTCTGGACACTCTCCCGGATTGGCAGGAGGAAGGTCCGTCCGGAGGCACGGAGGGCGCGCCATGGGCGGGTGACAAGCCGGTGCTCTATGAAGTTCCGGCGTCCTGGGATGCGGCGAAAAACGATGGCGAGCGGCTGCGTTTCGCCTGGGCCGAGCAGGCGCGGTTGAATGCGTCTCTGGAGCCATGGTCGCGGTTCTATCTGGCCCAGTTCAACCGCAGCCAGTACGGCGTGCAGACCCTGGGCGGGTATGGCTGGTGGGGAGCTCCGGATGAGGAAAGCGGGAAGGGTATTCTCGCCGTGGACACTCTTGCAGATGATGAATGTCTCGCGAAGACCTCGGATGGTGTCCGCCGTTTCAAGCTGCCGCCCGGGCAACACTTCATCGCGCTCTATCGTTCGCTGTTGGATGACAAGTCTGTTGGCGGCTCGGCGGGGGATGCTCTGGTGGATGAATATCTCGACCGGCGTCAGTATGACCGTGCGGAGACCGCGCTGCGCGAGGTGATTTCCAAACAAGGTCCCGGCGATGACAAGCAGCGTGAAAAGCTCCTCGCCCAGATCACCGGCGCATGGGGACGTTTCGGTGCCGCGGAAACCGCGGCGTCCGGCACGCGGCCGAAAATTCCGCTGACCTTCCGCAATGCGGGCTCGATCAAGCTCACCGCCGCGCCCATCGACATGGAAGCGGTGCTCCGCGACATCAAGGACTACATTTCGGGCAATCCGCCGGAGCTCGATTGGCAGCGCATCCAGCCGGGGCAGATCGGCATGCGGCTCATCGAGGGGAAATCCACCAAGTATCTCGGCGAGATCGGAGCGGCCTGGCAGCAGGATTTGAAACCGGGGGAAAAGCATCGCGATACGTTGGCGAACATCGAGGTGCCGCTCGACAAGCCGGGCGCATGGTGGGTGACCGGCACGCTGGCGAATGGCAATACCATCCACACCGTGATCTGGATCATCGATACGGTGATCGTTCAGCATGAGACCGCCGCCGGGCGTCAGGTCTGGCTGGCGGATGCCGCCACCGGCGCTCCCGTGGCGGACGCGGAAGTGGAGTTCTTCGGCCACCGCACCGTGGACATCGAGCGGAAGCTGCCGCTGGGACGACGCTACGAAATCCGCACGAAGATCTTCAACCGCACGACCGATGGCGAGGGCCGCATTCTCCTCAAGGCAGGCGATTGGGACAGCCAGTACCAATGGTCGATGGTTTCCCGGAAGAACGGCCGGGGTCTGGCATTCGGCGGCTTCGGGCCATTTTACGGATATGGCGGCAATGACCCCGGAGCGTATCGTGACGCCATCTCCTACGGCGTCACGGATCGCCCGCTTTACAAGGCTGGAGACGCCATCCATGCGAAGTTCTGGCTGCGTGAAGTCAGCTATGGCAAAGCCGACGAGGCGCGTTGGTCAGGGAAGACCGGCCGGGTGATCTTCATCGATGGCTGCGGCCAGGAGGCGATGAAGATCGAGAATCTCAAGACAGATGCCTTGGGGGCGATAGAGGTCCAGAGCGTGCTGCCAAAGAATGCCGTGCTCGGCGCATGGACCGCACGCTTCGAGATTCCCAATCAGATCACCGCCATCGTGCGTTTCCGCGTCGAGGAGTATCGCAAGCCGGAATATGAGGTGAGCATCGAGGCTCCGTCCGAACCTGTGAGGCTCGGGGACAAGTTCACGGCAATCGTAAAGGCGGTGTATTTCCACGGGGCACCGGTGCGCAATGCCACCGTCGAGATCACCGTGAACCGCGAATCGCTCGGAGAGCGCTGGTTCCCGATGTGGCGCTGGGATTGGCTGTATGGCCGTGGTGCGTGGTGGTGCGGCGTCGAGGCTCCGTGGCATCCGGGATGGAAGTCCTGGGGCTGCATTCCACCGTCTCCTCCATGGTGGCGCGGCAACCGTTGGACGCCGCCGGAGCTGGTGATCAAGCGCACCGTGCAGATCGGCGAGGACGGCACCGCCAGGGTGGAGGTGGATACCGCTCCGGCCAAGCAGGTGCATGGCGACATGGATGCCCGCTATTCGATCGAGGCGAAGGTGGTGGATGCCTCCCGCCGTGAGGAAACCGGCAAGGGCAGCGTGGTGGCCGCGCGGAAACCGTTCGAGATCGTGGTGGCTGCGGACCGTGGCTACGCCCGCCCGGGCGAGAATGTGGAGGTCACGGTTTCCGCCGCCACACTGGCGGGCAAGCCGGTGGTGGGGGCCGAGGGCACGCTTCGTCTGCTGCGCCTCGTGGCAGGAGAAAACGGCCGCATCGATGAAAAGGAGATCTCCCTTTGGCAGGTGAAGACGGATGCGGAAGGAGAGATCCACCAGCGTTTCCAGGCACCCGCTGCCGGACAATACAGGCTTGCGGCGAAGCTCTCTCACAACGGTGGCGAGGCCACCGAGGGCGGACTCATTCTCAACGTCCACGGCACGGACAAACCGGGGGATGACTGGCAATTCGGCGATCTGGAGCTGGTGACCGACAAGGTTTCCTATGCTCCCGGAGACACGGTGAAGCTGCGGGTGAACAGCGATCAGCCGAACGCCCACGTGTGGTTGTTCCTGCGTGCCGAACAAGGCGGTGGACGTGAGGCGAAAAGGATCGTGCTGGATGGTCGCAGTGGCGAGGTGCAGATCCCGTTGTCGCTCGATGACATGCCGAACATCTTTGTCGAGGGCGTCACGGTGCATGGAGCACAGGTTCACACCGCGGTCAGGCAGATCCTCCTTCCTCCGCAGAGCCGGGCGCTGGACGTCTCGGTGGAGCCCGCAAAGGCCCGCGTGAAACCCGGCGAGAAATCCGCGCTCGCGGTGATCGTGCGGGATGGCGGGGGCAAGCCATTCCAGGGGACTACCACGGTGGCGATCTATGACAAGGCGTTGGAGGCACTCACCGGCGGTCCGAATGCCGCGCCGATCCTGGAAAACTTCTGGTCGTGGAAACGGAATTACTGGGGTCCTCGTACTGTGGGGTCCGTGCCGGGTTCGCAAGGGAGCCTGGCCGCTCCGGATGAGGTGACGATGCAGACGTTGGGCAACTTCGGATGGGTGGGCGTCGTGACAGGTGGCGTGGGCGGCAGGCTGGAGAGACGCTCCGCTTCGGCGAGAAGCAGGTTGGGCCTCGACGAGGGCGGGATGGCTGCGGATGCATTCAGTGCCGCTCCCGCTACCTTCGCCGCTCCCATGGAAGTGGCGAAGAAAAAGGACGCAGCCGGAGGAGAGGACGGCACGGAACCTGCGGTCACTGTCCGCAAGGAGTTCGCCGATCTGTTGAAGTGGGCCGGTGAGGTGAAAACCAACGCGGAAGGACGCGCGGAAATTCCGCTGGAATTCCCGGACAATCTCACCACCTGGAAAGCCCGCGTGTGGGCATTGGGTGAGGGAACCCGGGTGGGCGAGGGCAGCGCCGAGATCATCACCTCGAAGGAATTGCTGGTGCGTTTGGAAGCTCCGCGTTTCCTCGTCGAGAAGGATGAGGCGGTATTCAGCGCGGTCGTCCATAACGAATACGACGCACCCAGGACGGTGAAGGTTTCGCTGGAGCTTGAAGGCGGCACGGTCGAGCAGATCGGGGGCGAGACCAAAAGTGTGGAGATACCTGCCAAGGGCGAGGTTCGTGTCGATTGGCGGGTGAAAGCCCTCAAGGAAGGAGAAGCCGTGGTTCGCATGAAAGCGGTGACCACGGACGACGGCGATGCAATCGAGAAGAAGGTGCCGGTGATCGTTCACGGCATGTTGCGCCAGGATGCGTGGAGCCGGGTGATCGATCCGGGCAAGGACAGCACGTCGATCGATTTCGAGATTCCGGAGCAACGCCGCGCCGACCAGACCAAGCTCACGGTCCGTTTCTCGCCCACGGTGGCGGGTGCGGTGGTGGATGCCATTCCCTATCTGGCGGAGTATCCATACGGCTGTACCGAGCAGACGCTGAACCGCTTCGTGCCCCTGGTGATCGCGCGGAAGATGGTGCAGGACCTCGGTGTGAATCTCGATGAGATCCGCGAGAAACGCATCAACCTGAATCCCCAGCAGATGGGGGACGCCCGGGAGCGTGCCGAGCAATGGCGGCAGTGGAAGAGGAATCCGGTTTTCGATGCGCTTGAGATCGAGAAGATGGAGCAGGCGGGCGTGGACCGCCTCATGAACATGCAGAACTCCGATGGCGGATGGGGATGGTTCTCCGGTTATGGAGAGACGTCTTATCCCCACACCACGGTGGTGGTCGTCCACGGCTTGCTGTCCGCGAAGGCGAATGGCGCGAATGTGCCGGACGGCATGCTGAATCGTGGCGTCGCGTGGCTGCAATCGTCTGAGAAAAAGGAAGTCGCCGCCCTGAAACGTCATGTCGCCCGTGTTGCTGCGGAGAAAGCGGGCAAGAAGCCGAAGCCATCGAAACTCTACGAGAAGAGCCGTACGGATTCCACCGATGCCTTTGTCCGGATGGTGCTGGGTGAGGCGGGCAAGGATGGGCCGGAGATGGTGGATTTCCTGTTCCGCGATCGCCTGGAGCTACCGGTGTATGCGCAGTGCCTCGCGGGGCTGGAGCTTCATCGGAGGAAGGACGCGGGCCGCCGTGACGAGGTCATGCAGACCATCGCCCAATTCGCGAAGCGCGACGATGAAAACCAGACCCACTACCTTGATCTGAAGAACGAGTCCTACTGGTGGTACTGGTATGGCAGCGATGTGGAGGCGAACGCCTGGTATCTCAAGCTGCTTTCGGCGGTGAAGCCGAAAGCGCCGGAAACTCGTGGCTTGGTGAAGTATCTGGTGAACAACCGCCGCCATGCCTGCTACTGGAACTCCACCCGCGACACCGCATATGCGATCGAGGCCATCGCCGCCTATTTGAAGGCGAGCGGTGAGCTTGCTCCGAAGATGGATGTGGAGGTGCTGCTGGATGGGAAATCGCTGCGGACGGTGTCCATCGACCGGGAGAACCTGTTCTCTTTTGATGGCACGGTGATCGTGGATGCAGCGGGCTTGCCGACGGGCAGGCATACGGTGGAGTTGCGCCGGAAGGGGGAAGGTTCGTTGTATGGGAACGTCTATCTGGAGGTCTTCTCGCTGGAGGACTTCCTGCGCAAGGCGGGCCTCGAGGTGAAGGTGGAGCGCCACGTTTACAAACTGATCCCGGAAGAGAACCAGACCGTGGTACCGGACTCGACCGGACTCGTGGTGAACCAGCGCGTGCAGAAGTTCCGCCGCGAGGAACTCAAGGACGGAGCAAGCCTCGCCAGTGGTGACCGCATTGAGGTGGAGCTCGTGCTGGAGAGCAAGAACGACTACGAATACCTGATCTTCTCCGACGCGAAGGCGGCGGGCTTCGAAGCGACCGAAAGCCTGAGCGGTTACGTCCGCGGCAGAATCCAGGCCTACATGGAACCACGCGACAAGACGGTGGACTTCTTCATCCGGTCGCTGCCGCGTGGCACCAGCCAGGTGACCTACCAGCTCCGTGCGGAAGCTCCCGGCAAGTATCACGCGCTGCCCGCGAAAGCAGAGGCGATGTACGCGCCGGAACTGCGCGCGAACTCGGACGAGATCCGGTTGGAGGTGGTGGAGAAGAAGTGA